Proteins found in one Zea mays cultivar B73 chromosome 1, Zm-B73-REFERENCE-NAM-5.0, whole genome shotgun sequence genomic segment:
- the LOC100502234 gene encoding RNA-binding KH domain-containing protein isoform X1: MAGHRNSHGKRQSDFTENGGSKRRNPGDDTYAPGPDDTVYRYLCASRKIGSIIGRGGEIAKQLRTETQAKIRIGESVPGCDERVVTIFSTSRKTNTIDGAEDEVCPAQDALFRVHERLASDEGLGNEDSEEISPQVTVRLLVPSDQIGCIIGKGGQIIQGIRSETGAQIRVLSNDHIPACAISGDELLQISGDTVVVRKALHQVSSRLHNNPSKSQHLLASSLTQPYPGSTHLGGSSTAPVVGITPVIPPYGGYKGDVAGDWPSLYQPRRDESSAKEFSLRLLCAAANVGGVIGKGGGIIKQIRQESGALIKVASSNSDPDDDCIITVSAKEFFEDPVSPTIDAAVRLQPRCSEKSDLESAEQSYTTRLLVSTSRIGCLIGKGGSIITEIRRTSRANVRILSKENVPKVAAEDDEMVQITGGLDVARNALVQIATRLKANFFEREGSLSAFPPVIPYHPLPAGVSDEPKYLGRDTKPVGHYLYSSGFRTSDDTIPSDSYASYGGSQAPGRGYGAYSGYSARSSNSGLSGHSSLHYGKRHGY, from the exons ATGGCTGGCCACCGAAACAGTCATGGAAAGCGCCAGTCTGATTTTACTGAAAATGGAGGCAGTAAGAGAAGAAATCCTGGCGATGATACATATGCACCTGGTCCTGATGACACTGTGTATCGCTACCTCTGTGCCTCTAGAAAAATTGGGAGTATCATTGGCAGGGGTGGAGAAATTGCAAAGCAGTTGAGGACTGAGACCCAAGCTAAGATCAGGATTGGCGAGAGTGTCCCTGGATGTGATGAGCGAGTTGTTACCATATTTAGCACAAGCAGGAAAACTAATACCATCGATGGTGCTGAAGATGAGGTTTGCCCTGCTCAGGATGCCCTCTTTAGAGTTCATGAGAGGCTTGCCAGTGATGAGGGTCTTGGGAACGAAGACAGCGAAGAAATTTCACCTCAAGTTACTGTTCGCTTGCTTGTGCCATCAGACCAGATTGGATGCATTATTGGAAAAGGTGGGCAGATCATCCAAGGAATCCGCAGTGAGACTGGTGCACAAATACGTGTCCTTAGTAATGATCATATCCCCGCATGTGCCATTAGTGGAGACGAACTTCTCCAG ATATCTGGGGACACGGTAGTTGTCAGAAAGGCTCTTCATCAAGTGTCATCTCGCCTCCATAACAACCCATCCAAGTCACAGCATCTTCTTGCATCCAGCTTGACCCAACCTTATCCAGGGAGCACCCACCTTGGTGGTTCCTCTACTGCACCTGTTGTAGGGATCACTCCAGTAATTCCTCCTTATGGTGGCTACAAAGGTGATGTAGCAGGAGATTGGCCCTCTTTATACCAACCACGAAGGGATGAGAGCTCTGCAAAGGAGTTTAGCTTGCGTTTACTTTGTGCTGCTGCAAATGTGGGGGGTGTAATtgggaagggtggtggaattatcAAACAGATTAGGCAGGAGTCTGGGGCTTTAATCAAAGTGGCTAGCTCCAATTCAGACCCTGATGATGACTGCATAATTACAGTTTCTGCGAAAGAG TTCTTTGAAGATCCTGTATCTCCAACAATTGATGCTGCAGTTCGTTTGCAGCCTAGATGCAGCGAGAAAAGTGATTTAGAATCAGCTGAGCAGTCATACACAACACGCTTGCTGGTGTCAACATCACGTATTGGGTGCCTAATTGGCAAAGGTGGTTCAATCATTACTGAGATACGGAGAACATCCAGAGCAAATGTACGTAttctttcaaaagaaaatgttccaAAGGTAGCAGCAGAAGATGATGAGATGGTTCAG ATCACTGGAGGCCTTGATGTTGCAAGAAATGCTCTTGTGCAAATAGCTACAAGGCTGAAAGCCAATTTCTTTGAAAGAGAGGGCTCTTTATCTGCATTTCCACCTGTTATCCCTTACCATCCTTTGCCTGCTGGTGTTTCGGATGAACCAAAATATCTAGGCAGAGACACCAAGCCTGTTGGGCACTATCTATATTCAAGTGGTTTTCGTACATCGGATGACACGATTCCTTCTGACAGCTATGCAAGTTATGGCGGCTCCCAG GCACCTGGAAGAGGATATGGGGCTTACAGCGGGTACAGTGCTCGCTCCTCTAATAGTGG GTTATCTGGTCATAGTTCTCTTCACTATGGAAAGCGTCATGGTTATTAG